In Tolypothrix sp. NIES-4075, one genomic interval encodes:
- a CDS encoding ParB/RepB/Spo0J family partition protein has protein sequence MTARKATDLTNYFSAAKQSQQLSSAEEELQRLRAEIEELRSLGAAELEQQLANLRKQLQSQSGILSISIEQIEPNPEQPRQTFLPESIESMSRSLAEDGQLQPIILIQRENLVLFDGERRWRSAKALGWQNLQAVIIPEPVSLHRKALLTSLHREDLNPLDKAEAIVRELANNTDLEQVDIPRILSTVVRRLNAQKKMNSVVELMTAENAEQQSGLAALGLSDSEQAVLGLLLDLQLNPASIDANVFPMLSLASDLKVAIRSGLKGVHAMALQKLSPKNLGVTEEEAQSIRVTTTQKVMTEKLSASATRKLVSKVVATHAQSSSTSEAKIKPVSQEARRLQKLSLESLKKAERTQLIKFQEVLREKLAEIEEVLKQK, from the coding sequence ATGACTGCGCGTAAAGCGACTGACCTCACTAATTATTTTTCAGCAGCCAAGCAGTCTCAGCAATTATCTTCAGCCGAGGAGGAACTCCAGCGATTAAGAGCAGAAATTGAAGAACTTCGTTCCTTGGGTGCGGCTGAGTTGGAACAACAGCTAGCTAACCTGCGTAAGCAACTCCAATCACAATCTGGTATCCTTTCAATTTCAATTGAGCAAATTGAACCGAACCCAGAGCAACCCAGACAGACATTTTTGCCCGAAAGTATCGAATCTATGTCACGTTCCTTAGCGGAGGATGGACAGCTACAGCCAATTATATTAATTCAGCGTGAAAATCTAGTGCTATTCGATGGAGAGCGACGTTGGCGTAGTGCAAAAGCCTTGGGTTGGCAAAATCTTCAAGCTGTGATAATTCCAGAACCTGTTAGCTTGCATCGAAAAGCACTACTGACCTCGTTGCATCGAGAAGACCTAAATCCCCTCGATAAAGCTGAGGCGATTGTACGAGAATTGGCTAATAATACTGATTTAGAGCAAGTGGACATTCCCCGGATTCTTTCAACAGTGGTGCGACGGTTAAATGCACAAAAAAAGATGAACTCTGTTGTAGAACTGATGACGGCTGAAAATGCAGAGCAACAGTCAGGTTTAGCGGCTTTGGGTTTAAGTGACTCTGAACAGGCAGTGTTGGGTTTACTGTTGGATTTACAGCTTAATCCTGCCTCCATTGATGCCAACGTTTTTCCGATGTTATCTCTAGCATCCGACCTCAAAGTTGCCATCAGAAGCGGATTGAAAGGTGTTCATGCAATGGCGTTACAAAAACTTTCACCCAAAAATTTGGGAGTAACAGAAGAAGAAGCACAGTCAATTAGGGTTACAACGACGCAGAAAGTTATGACAGAAAAGTTATCTGCTAGTGCTACCCGAAAATTAGTAAGTAAAGTGGTAGCAACACATGCACAGTCATCATCAACGTCTGAAGCAAAAATTAAACCCGTGTCACAAGAAGCCCGTCGGTTGCAAAAACTCTCCCTAGAATCTTTGAAGAAAGCTGAACGAACCCAACTAATAAAGTTTCAAGAAGTTCTGCGTGAAAAACTAGCAGA
- a CDS encoding ParA family protein, whose translation MQVRLAVISNAGGSGKTTLSVHLAVELAKRGFNVALMDLDPQGSLTLFCGLSPPEPEHTLSAVLQDNFDGSWPLTPCWTEHTDKVVICQGGMVLTQTADELVLHKRGAYLLGDCLTDHPLEHDLIIFDCPATLGPLPLIALAACTHIVIPVQLEPKSIQGAAHLLEWYYYHCKHLRLKPTPEIIGFVPNQYDLRRATHRQMLAALPSQLEQMNIRAFAAIRDSAEFVNASGQGLPLHIHRPSHPAKSDFKEIASYVANLIGNQNKTRGKKS comes from the coding sequence AGCAATGCCGGTGGCAGTGGTAAAACTACACTTTCAGTTCATTTAGCCGTAGAATTGGCAAAACGTGGGTTCAATGTAGCACTCATGGATCTCGACCCCCAAGGGTCTTTGACACTATTTTGTGGTTTGTCTCCCCCAGAACCGGAACATACGCTATCCGCTGTGTTGCAAGATAACTTTGATGGCTCTTGGCCCTTAACTCCCTGTTGGACAGAACATACAGATAAAGTCGTTATTTGTCAAGGTGGGATGGTATTGACGCAAACGGCAGATGAACTGGTACTCCACAAACGAGGAGCCTACCTTTTGGGTGACTGCTTAACTGACCATCCGCTAGAGCATGACCTAATTATCTTTGACTGCCCAGCTACCCTTGGTCCTTTGCCTTTAATAGCTTTGGCTGCTTGTACTCACATCGTTATTCCCGTGCAACTAGAGCCAAAGTCGATTCAAGGAGCAGCACATTTACTTGAGTGGTATTACTACCATTGCAAGCACCTACGCTTAAAACCGACTCCAGAAATTATCGGATTTGTCCCTAACCAATATGATTTGCGACGAGCAACGCATCGGCAGATGCTGGCTGCATTGCCATCTCAGTTAGAGCAAATGAATATCCGTGCATTTGCTGCGATTCGCGATAGTGCTGAATTTGTCAACGCTAGCGGACAAGGCTTGCCGCTACATATTCACCGTCCCAGCCATCCTGCTAAAAGTGATTTTAAGGAAATTGCTTCATACGTTGCAAATTTAATCGGAAATCAAAATAAGACAAGAGGTAAGAAATCATGA